From one Triticum urartu cultivar G1812 chromosome 3, Tu2.1, whole genome shotgun sequence genomic stretch:
- the LOC125545455 gene encoding probable beta-1,3-galactosyltransferase 8 isoform X1, with amino-acid sequence MMAQPQLEKKVPPRARPPLTGKSVAALCVASFAVGLLLSGWMPLLSAPISTVDKTSAPGCDDSRVSKGLAGERHDPKGIMSEVSRTHHVIRSLDKTVSSLEMELAVERARSGVAGAAGSSKALQKAFVVIGINTAFSSKKRRDSLRETWVPSGEKLRRLEKEKGIVVRFVIGRSGAADRALDAEEAEHKDFLRLDHVEGYHELSSKTRIYFATAVATWDADFYVKVDDDVHLNLGMLATRLAKYRARPRVYVGCMKSGPVLSQRGVKYHEPEYWKFGDVGNKYFRHATGQIYAVSKDLAAYISVNQPILHRFANEDVSVGAWLIGLEVEHVDDRSMCCATPPAVRFADCEWKKRAGNVCVASFDWSCSGVCRSVDRMKLIHDACGEDQAALWGVAT; translated from the exons ATGATG GCGCAGCCGCAGCTGGAGAAGAAGGTGCCCCCGCGGGCGAGGCCGCCGCTGACGGGGAAGTCCGTGGCCGCGCTCTGCGTCGCCAGCTTCGCCGTCGGCCTGCTGCTCAGCGGCTGGATGCCGCTCCTGTCGGCGCCGATCAGCACGGTGGACAAGACCTCTGCTCCCGGCTGCGACGACAGCCGCGTGAGCAAGGGGTTAGCCGGGGAGAGGCATGACCCCAAGGGTATCATGAGCGAGGTGTCCAGGACGCACCATGTCATCCG GTCGCTGGACAAGACGGTGTCTTCTCTGGAGATGGAGCTGGCCGTGGAGCGCGCCCGGAGCGGCGTCGCCGGCGCGGCGGGCTCGTCCAAGGCCCTTCAGAAGGCCTTCGTCGTGATCGGCATCAACACGGCCTTCAGCAGCAAGAAGCGCCGCGACTCCCTCCGCGAGACCTGGGTGCCCTCAG GGGAGAAGCTGAGGAGGCTGGAGAAGGAGAAGGGGATCGTGGTGCGGTTCGTGATcggccggagcggggcggcggaCCGCGCCCTGGACGCGGAGGAGGCGGAGCACAAGGACTTCCTCCGGCTGGACCACGTGGAGGGCTACCACGAGCTGTCCTCCAAGACCAGGATCTACTTCGCCACCGCCGTCGCCACCTGGGACGCCGACTTCTACGTCAAGGTCGACGACGACGTCCACCTCAACCTCG GGATGCTGGCAACTAGGCTGGCCAAGTACAGGGCGCGGCCCAGGGTGTACGTCGGCTGCATGAAGTCCGGCCCTGTTCTGTCACAAAG AGGGGTGAAGTACCACGAGCCGGAGTACTGGAAGTTCGGGGACGTCGGGAACAAGTACTTCCGGCACGCCACCGGCCAGATCTACGCCGTCTCCAAGGACCTCGCCGCCTACATCTCCGTCAACCA GCCGATCCTGCACAGGTTCGCGAACGAGGACGTCTCCGTGGGCGCGTGGCTGATCGGGCTGGAGGTGGAGCACGTCGACGACCGGAGCATGTGCTGCGCCACGCCACCAG CCGTGCGTTTTGCAGACTGCGAGTGGAAGAAGCGGGCCGGGAACGTGTGCGTGGCGTCCTTCGACTGGTCCTGCAGCGGGGTCTGCAGGTCCGTGGACAGGATGAAGCTCATCCACGACGCCTGCGGCGAAGACCAGGCGGCCCTCTGGGGCGTCGCCACCTGA
- the LOC125545455 gene encoding probable beta-1,3-galactosyltransferase 8 isoform X2: protein MMAQPQLEKKVPPRARPPLTGKSVAALCVASFAVGLLLSGWMPLLSAPISTVDKTSAPGCDDSRVSKGLAGERHDPKGIMSEVSRTHHVIRSLDKTVSSLEMELAVERARSGVAGAAGSSKALQKAFVVIGINTAFSSKKRRDSLRETWVPSGEKLRRLEKEKGIVVRFVIGRSGAADRALDAEEAEHKDFLRLDHVEGYHELSSKTRIYFATAVATWDADFYVKVDDDVHLNLGMLATRLAKYRARPRVYVGCMKSGPVLSQRGVKYHEPEYWKFGDVGNKYFRHATGQIYAVSKDLAAYISVNQPILHRFANEDVSVGAWLIGLEVEHVDDRSMCCATPPDCEWKKRAGNVCVASFDWSCSGVCRSVDRMKLIHDACGEDQAALWGVAT, encoded by the exons ATGATG GCGCAGCCGCAGCTGGAGAAGAAGGTGCCCCCGCGGGCGAGGCCGCCGCTGACGGGGAAGTCCGTGGCCGCGCTCTGCGTCGCCAGCTTCGCCGTCGGCCTGCTGCTCAGCGGCTGGATGCCGCTCCTGTCGGCGCCGATCAGCACGGTGGACAAGACCTCTGCTCCCGGCTGCGACGACAGCCGCGTGAGCAAGGGGTTAGCCGGGGAGAGGCATGACCCCAAGGGTATCATGAGCGAGGTGTCCAGGACGCACCATGTCATCCG GTCGCTGGACAAGACGGTGTCTTCTCTGGAGATGGAGCTGGCCGTGGAGCGCGCCCGGAGCGGCGTCGCCGGCGCGGCGGGCTCGTCCAAGGCCCTTCAGAAGGCCTTCGTCGTGATCGGCATCAACACGGCCTTCAGCAGCAAGAAGCGCCGCGACTCCCTCCGCGAGACCTGGGTGCCCTCAG GGGAGAAGCTGAGGAGGCTGGAGAAGGAGAAGGGGATCGTGGTGCGGTTCGTGATcggccggagcggggcggcggaCCGCGCCCTGGACGCGGAGGAGGCGGAGCACAAGGACTTCCTCCGGCTGGACCACGTGGAGGGCTACCACGAGCTGTCCTCCAAGACCAGGATCTACTTCGCCACCGCCGTCGCCACCTGGGACGCCGACTTCTACGTCAAGGTCGACGACGACGTCCACCTCAACCTCG GGATGCTGGCAACTAGGCTGGCCAAGTACAGGGCGCGGCCCAGGGTGTACGTCGGCTGCATGAAGTCCGGCCCTGTTCTGTCACAAAG AGGGGTGAAGTACCACGAGCCGGAGTACTGGAAGTTCGGGGACGTCGGGAACAAGTACTTCCGGCACGCCACCGGCCAGATCTACGCCGTCTCCAAGGACCTCGCCGCCTACATCTCCGTCAACCA GCCGATCCTGCACAGGTTCGCGAACGAGGACGTCTCCGTGGGCGCGTGGCTGATCGGGCTGGAGGTGGAGCACGTCGACGACCGGAGCATGTGCTGCGCCACGCCACCAG ACTGCGAGTGGAAGAAGCGGGCCGGGAACGTGTGCGTGGCGTCCTTCGACTGGTCCTGCAGCGGGGTCTGCAGGTCCGTGGACAGGATGAAGCTCATCCACGACGCCTGCGGCGAAGACCAGGCGGCCCTCTGGGGCGTCGCCACCTGA